One window of Amaranthus tricolor cultivar Red isolate AtriRed21 chromosome 13, ASM2621246v1, whole genome shotgun sequence genomic DNA carries:
- the LOC130797518 gene encoding protein ALP1-like encodes MSLEEIVAMFLYTLAHHLKNRTIRSHFFRSGESVSRNFHRCLLAVLKLHTHLLKKPTPITEDCEVDRWKCFKNCLGALDGTHISVHVPSEDRARYRTRKGSIAMNVLGVCNPNLEFIYVQPGWEGSAHDGRVLRDAITRPNGLKVPQG; translated from the exons ATGTCTTTGGAGGAAATTGTAGCTATGTTCTTGTACACGTTGGCACATCATTTGAAAAATAGGAcaattagaagtcatttctttcgaAGTGGAGAAAGTGTTAGTAGAAACTTCCACCGATGTCTTCTTGCCGTGTTAAAACTACATACACACTTGCTAAAAAAGCCGACACCTATAACAGAAGATTGTGAAGTGGATAGATGGAAATGTTTTAAG aattgtTTAGGAGCCTTAGATGGCACTCATATTAGTGTTCATGTGCCAAGTGAGGATAGAGCAAGATATCGGACAAGGAAAGGTTCTATTGCTATGAATGTGTTAGGTGTATGTAACCCTAATTTGGAGTTCATATATGTTCAACCTGGTTGGGAAGGATCCGCTCATGATGGTCGTGTCCTTCGAGATGCTATTACTAGGCCTAATGGTTTAAAAGTGCCGCAAG GATGA